Proteins encoded together in one Camelina sativa cultivar DH55 chromosome 9, Cs, whole genome shotgun sequence window:
- the LOC104711337 gene encoding zinc finger CCCH domain-containing protein 43-like isoform X2 — protein MANSEKIADGFEAKPVSGSYSGDLSADRSLSDVINHETEEDLSDQFKNVGLNGVTKEQSETRMSGGVCEGSGGLDSNAVEITQEEDEEEENGDGDGYGWSENESEGSEAVYPVRPGEEDCSFYMRTGSCKFGSTCKFNHPLSRKIQIARDNKVKEKEEDGDNLRQIDCKYYFRTGGCKYGETCRFNHSKTNSCLASAPELNFLGLPIRPGEVECPYYMRNGSCKFGAECKFNHPDPTTIGGTDSPSFRGNNNVSIGSFSPKSTFQASSTSWSSPRHANGSTPFIPVMLSQTHGVPSQTPEWNSYQASVYSSERGVFTPSTTYLMNNTSAETSMLSQYRYQMPAEEFPERPDQPECSYYMKTGDCKFKFNCRYHHPKNRLPKLPPYALNDKGLPLRPDQSVCTHYSRYGICKFGPACRFDHSVQPPYSAESSQAIVEPPQVGANGNESDGWN, from the exons atggccaaTTCCGAAAAAATTGCAGATGGGTTTGAGGCAAAACCTGTTTCTGGATCTTACTCTGGTGACTTATCTGCTGATCGATCCCTTTCTGATGTCATCAATCACGAAACGGAGGAGGACTTGAGTGACCAGTTTAAGAATGTGGGTTTGAATGGAGTTACGAAAGAGCAGAGTGAGACGAGGATGAGTGGCGGCGTCTGTGAGGGTAGTGGAGGTTTGGATTCGAATGCTGTAGAGATCACccaggaagaagatgaagaagaagaaaatggagacGGTGATGGTTATGGTTGGAGTGAGAACGAGAGTGAGGGGAGCGAAGCTGTGTATCCAGTGAGGCCAGGAGAAGAGGATTGCTCGTTTTATATGAGGACAGGGAGCTGTAAATTCGGATCCACTTGCAAATTCAATCATCCTCTTTCCAGAAAAATCCAA ATTGCTAGGGATAATaaggtaaaagaaaaggaagaggatGGTGATAATCTGAGACAAATAGATTGCAAG TACTACTTTCGGACTGGAGGGTGCAAATATGGAGAAACTTGTAGATTCAACCATTCCAAAACAAATTCTTGTCTGGCCTCAGCACCCGAGCTTAACTTCCTCGGCCTTCCTATTAGACCG GGAGAAGTGGAGTGTCCTTACTACATGCGCAATGGCTCTTGCAAATTTGGTGCTGAGTGTAAGTTTAATCATCCTGATCCTACAACCATCGGAGGAACCGACTCCCCATCGTTTCGTGGTAATAATAATGTATCCATTGGATCATTTTCTCCAAAGTCCACATTCCAAGCAAGTTCAACTTCCTGGTCTTCACCAAGGCATGCCAATGGTTCAACTCCTTTTATTCCAGTCATGCTGTCACAAACTCATGGAGTTCCTTCTCAAACTCCGGAATGGAATAGCTATCAG GCTTCTGTGTATTCATCTGAAAGGGGTGTGTTTACCCCTTCCACCACATACCTTATGAACAATACCTCTGCTGAAACAAGTATGTTGTCACAATACCGATATCAAATGCCAGCTGAAGAATTTCCTGAACGTCCAGACCAACCTGAGTGCAGTTATTATATGAAAACTGGGGACTGCAAGTTCAAATTCAATTGCAGATACCACCATCCTAAGAATCGGTTGCCAAAGCTGCCTCCTTATGCTCTCAATGACAAGGGTTTACCCCTTAGACCT GATCAAAGCGTCTGCACACATTACAGTCGGTACGGCATCTGCAAATTCGGTCCAGCTTGTAGATTCGACCATTCCGTCCAGCCACCTTATTCGGCAGAAAGCTCCCAGGCCATTGTAGAACCTCCTCAGGTCGGTGCAAATGGGAATGAAAGTGACGGTTGGAATTGA
- the LOC104711337 gene encoding zinc finger CCCH domain-containing protein 43-like isoform X1: MANSEKIADGFEAKPVSGSYSGDLSADRSLSDVINHETEEDLSDQFKNVGLNGVTKEQSETRMSGGVCEGSGGLDSNAVEITQEEDEEEENGDGDGYGWSENESEGSEAVYPVRPGEEDCSFYMRTGSCKFGSTCKFNHPLSRKIQIVSKIARDNKVKEKEEDGDNLRQIDCKYYFRTGGCKYGETCRFNHSKTNSCLASAPELNFLGLPIRPGEVECPYYMRNGSCKFGAECKFNHPDPTTIGGTDSPSFRGNNNVSIGSFSPKSTFQASSTSWSSPRHANGSTPFIPVMLSQTHGVPSQTPEWNSYQASVYSSERGVFTPSTTYLMNNTSAETSMLSQYRYQMPAEEFPERPDQPECSYYMKTGDCKFKFNCRYHHPKNRLPKLPPYALNDKGLPLRPDQSVCTHYSRYGICKFGPACRFDHSVQPPYSAESSQAIVEPPQVGANGNESDGWN; encoded by the exons atggccaaTTCCGAAAAAATTGCAGATGGGTTTGAGGCAAAACCTGTTTCTGGATCTTACTCTGGTGACTTATCTGCTGATCGATCCCTTTCTGATGTCATCAATCACGAAACGGAGGAGGACTTGAGTGACCAGTTTAAGAATGTGGGTTTGAATGGAGTTACGAAAGAGCAGAGTGAGACGAGGATGAGTGGCGGCGTCTGTGAGGGTAGTGGAGGTTTGGATTCGAATGCTGTAGAGATCACccaggaagaagatgaagaagaagaaaatggagacGGTGATGGTTATGGTTGGAGTGAGAACGAGAGTGAGGGGAGCGAAGCTGTGTATCCAGTGAGGCCAGGAGAAGAGGATTGCTCGTTTTATATGAGGACAGGGAGCTGTAAATTCGGATCCACTTGCAAATTCAATCATCCTCTTTCCAGAAAAATCCAA ATTGTATCGAAGATTGCTAGGGATAATaaggtaaaagaaaaggaagaggatGGTGATAATCTGAGACAAATAGATTGCAAG TACTACTTTCGGACTGGAGGGTGCAAATATGGAGAAACTTGTAGATTCAACCATTCCAAAACAAATTCTTGTCTGGCCTCAGCACCCGAGCTTAACTTCCTCGGCCTTCCTATTAGACCG GGAGAAGTGGAGTGTCCTTACTACATGCGCAATGGCTCTTGCAAATTTGGTGCTGAGTGTAAGTTTAATCATCCTGATCCTACAACCATCGGAGGAACCGACTCCCCATCGTTTCGTGGTAATAATAATGTATCCATTGGATCATTTTCTCCAAAGTCCACATTCCAAGCAAGTTCAACTTCCTGGTCTTCACCAAGGCATGCCAATGGTTCAACTCCTTTTATTCCAGTCATGCTGTCACAAACTCATGGAGTTCCTTCTCAAACTCCGGAATGGAATAGCTATCAG GCTTCTGTGTATTCATCTGAAAGGGGTGTGTTTACCCCTTCCACCACATACCTTATGAACAATACCTCTGCTGAAACAAGTATGTTGTCACAATACCGATATCAAATGCCAGCTGAAGAATTTCCTGAACGTCCAGACCAACCTGAGTGCAGTTATTATATGAAAACTGGGGACTGCAAGTTCAAATTCAATTGCAGATACCACCATCCTAAGAATCGGTTGCCAAAGCTGCCTCCTTATGCTCTCAATGACAAGGGTTTACCCCTTAGACCT GATCAAAGCGTCTGCACACATTACAGTCGGTACGGCATCTGCAAATTCGGTCCAGCTTGTAGATTCGACCATTCCGTCCAGCCACCTTATTCGGCAGAAAGCTCCCAGGCCATTGTAGAACCTCCTCAGGTCGGTGCAAATGGGAATGAAAGTGACGGTTGGAATTGA
- the LOC104711337 gene encoding zinc finger CCCH domain-containing protein 43-like isoform X3, whose amino-acid sequence MANSEKIADGFEAKPVSGSYSGDLSADRSLSDVINHETEEDLSDQFKNVGLNGVTKEQSETRMSGGVCEGSGGLDSNAVEITQEEDEEEENGDGDGYGWSENESEGSEAVYPVRPGEEDCSFYMRTGSCKFGSTCKFNHPLSRKIQYYFRTGGCKYGETCRFNHSKTNSCLASAPELNFLGLPIRPGEVECPYYMRNGSCKFGAECKFNHPDPTTIGGTDSPSFRGNNNVSIGSFSPKSTFQASSTSWSSPRHANGSTPFIPVMLSQTHGVPSQTPEWNSYQASVYSSERGVFTPSTTYLMNNTSAETSMLSQYRYQMPAEEFPERPDQPECSYYMKTGDCKFKFNCRYHHPKNRLPKLPPYALNDKGLPLRPDQSVCTHYSRYGICKFGPACRFDHSVQPPYSAESSQAIVEPPQVGANGNESDGWN is encoded by the exons atggccaaTTCCGAAAAAATTGCAGATGGGTTTGAGGCAAAACCTGTTTCTGGATCTTACTCTGGTGACTTATCTGCTGATCGATCCCTTTCTGATGTCATCAATCACGAAACGGAGGAGGACTTGAGTGACCAGTTTAAGAATGTGGGTTTGAATGGAGTTACGAAAGAGCAGAGTGAGACGAGGATGAGTGGCGGCGTCTGTGAGGGTAGTGGAGGTTTGGATTCGAATGCTGTAGAGATCACccaggaagaagatgaagaagaagaaaatggagacGGTGATGGTTATGGTTGGAGTGAGAACGAGAGTGAGGGGAGCGAAGCTGTGTATCCAGTGAGGCCAGGAGAAGAGGATTGCTCGTTTTATATGAGGACAGGGAGCTGTAAATTCGGATCCACTTGCAAATTCAATCATCCTCTTTCCAGAAAAATCCAA TACTACTTTCGGACTGGAGGGTGCAAATATGGAGAAACTTGTAGATTCAACCATTCCAAAACAAATTCTTGTCTGGCCTCAGCACCCGAGCTTAACTTCCTCGGCCTTCCTATTAGACCG GGAGAAGTGGAGTGTCCTTACTACATGCGCAATGGCTCTTGCAAATTTGGTGCTGAGTGTAAGTTTAATCATCCTGATCCTACAACCATCGGAGGAACCGACTCCCCATCGTTTCGTGGTAATAATAATGTATCCATTGGATCATTTTCTCCAAAGTCCACATTCCAAGCAAGTTCAACTTCCTGGTCTTCACCAAGGCATGCCAATGGTTCAACTCCTTTTATTCCAGTCATGCTGTCACAAACTCATGGAGTTCCTTCTCAAACTCCGGAATGGAATAGCTATCAG GCTTCTGTGTATTCATCTGAAAGGGGTGTGTTTACCCCTTCCACCACATACCTTATGAACAATACCTCTGCTGAAACAAGTATGTTGTCACAATACCGATATCAAATGCCAGCTGAAGAATTTCCTGAACGTCCAGACCAACCTGAGTGCAGTTATTATATGAAAACTGGGGACTGCAAGTTCAAATTCAATTGCAGATACCACCATCCTAAGAATCGGTTGCCAAAGCTGCCTCCTTATGCTCTCAATGACAAGGGTTTACCCCTTAGACCT GATCAAAGCGTCTGCACACATTACAGTCGGTACGGCATCTGCAAATTCGGTCCAGCTTGTAGATTCGACCATTCCGTCCAGCCACCTTATTCGGCAGAAAGCTCCCAGGCCATTGTAGAACCTCCTCAGGTCGGTGCAAATGGGAATGAAAGTGACGGTTGGAATTGA
- the LOC104711338 gene encoding RPM1-interacting protein 4, translated as MATGNRGRQLPKFGEWDATNPASAQGFTVIFNNARDDKKTKKTAVAGPESIVTPPVNQEPPKTNNHHQNHRNNNHHQNRKSETPRSKKKWLCFR; from the exons ATGGCAACG GGTAATAGAGGGAGACAATTGCCAAAATTCGGGGAATGGGACGCGACCAATCCAGCATCAGCACAAGGATTCACTGTCATTTTCAACAATGCTCGTGATGACAAGAAGACCAAGAAAACCGCTGTCGCAGGACCCGAGAGTATTGTTACACCTCCTGTAAACCAAGAACCTCCAAAAACCAACAACCATCATCAGAACCACCGTAACAACAACCATCATCAGAACCGTAAATCCGAGACCCCTCGATCAAAG AAGAAATGGCTTTGTTTCCGTTAA